Proteins from one Juglans microcarpa x Juglans regia isolate MS1-56 chromosome 1S, Jm3101_v1.0, whole genome shotgun sequence genomic window:
- the LOC121247103 gene encoding probable aldo-keto reductase 2 isoform X1, with the protein MAQRVGRIKLGSQGLEVSAQGLGCMGMSAFYGPPKPEEDMIALIHHAVHTAGVTFLDTSDIYGPFTNETLLGKALKGGVREKVELATKFGISNTDGKMEIRGDPAHVRAACEGSLKRLNIDCIDLYYQHRIDTRVPIEVTIGELKKLVEEGKIKYIGLSEASASTIRRANAVHPITAVQLEWSLWSRDVEEEIIPTCRELGIGIVAYSPLGYGFFSSGPKLFEDLSTNDMRKFLPRVQPENLEHNKTIFEHVNEMATRKGCTSSQLALAWVHHQGKDVCPIPGTTKIENFKQNIGALSVKLTPEEMAELESFASEDAVKGKRSMNDFTTWKNSETPPFSSWKAV; encoded by the exons ATGGCGCAAAGAGTTGGGAGGATAAAGCTGGGTTCTCAGGGTCTGGAGGTGTCGGCGCAGGGGCTGGGCTGCATGGGCATGTCCGCATTCTATGGCCCTCCCAAGCCCGAAGAAGACATGATTGCCCTCATCCACCACGCCGTCCACACTGCCGGCGTTACCTTCCTCGACACCTCCGACATCTATGGCCCTTTCACCAACGAAACTCTCCTGGGCAAG GCTTTGAAGGGAGGCGTTAGAGAGAAGGTGGAGTTGGCTACAAAGTTTGGTATTAGCAATACCGATGGGAAGATGGAGATCCGCGGCGATCCGGCGCATGTTAGAGCCGCCTGTGAGGGCAGCTTGAAGCGCCTCAACATCGATTGCATTGATCTCTACTACCAGCACCGCATCGATACCCGCGTTCCCATTGAAGTCACG ATTGGAGAACTCAAGAAATTAGTAGAAGAGGGTAAAATCAAGTACATAGGTCTATCCGAGGCCTCTGCATCAACCATCAGAAGAGCCAATGCTGTTCATCCAATAACAGCTGTGCAGCTAGAGTGGTCTTTGTGGTCTAGAGATGTTGAGGAGGAAATAATTCCTACTTGCAG GGAACTGGGCATTGGAATTGTTGCATATAGTCCTCTGGGATACGGATTCTTTTCCTCAGGACCCAAGTTATTTGAAGATTTGTCTACCAATGACATGCGAAAG TTTCTACCAAGAGTTCAACCTGAAAATCTGGAGCATAACAAAACCATATTTGAGCATGTTAATGAAATGGCAACAAGGAAGGGATGCACCTCATCACAGCTAGCACTGGCCTGGGTTCATCACCAAGGGAAGGATGTGTGCCCCATACCTGGAACCACAAAGATTGAAAATTTCAAGCAGAATATTGGAGCTCTGTCTGTGAAACTAACACCCGAAGAAATGGCGGAACTTGAATCATTTGCTTCGGAGGATGCTGTTAAGGGTAAAAGATCTATGAACGACTTTACGACCTGGAAGAATTCTGAAACTCCGCCATTTTCTTCATGGAAGGCTGTCTAA
- the LOC121247103 gene encoding probable aldo-keto reductase 2 isoform X2 — MAQRVGRIKLGSQGLEVSAQGLGCMGMSAFYGPPKPGVTFLDTSDIYGPFTNETLLGKALKGGVREKVELATKFGISNTDGKMEIRGDPAHVRAACEGSLKRLNIDCIDLYYQHRIDTRVPIEVTIGELKKLVEEGKIKYIGLSEASASTIRRANAVHPITAVQLEWSLWSRDVEEEIIPTCRELGIGIVAYSPLGYGFFSSGPKLFEDLSTNDMRKFLPRVQPENLEHNKTIFEHVNEMATRKGCTSSQLALAWVHHQGKDVCPIPGTTKIENFKQNIGALSVKLTPEEMAELESFASEDAVKGKRSMNDFTTWKNSETPPFSSWKAV, encoded by the exons ATGGCGCAAAGAGTTGGGAGGATAAAGCTGGGTTCTCAGGGTCTGGAGGTGTCGGCGCAGGGGCTGGGCTGCATGGGCATGTCCGCATTCTATGGCCCTCCCAAGC CCGGCGTTACCTTCCTCGACACCTCCGACATCTATGGCCCTTTCACCAACGAAACTCTCCTGGGCAAG GCTTTGAAGGGAGGCGTTAGAGAGAAGGTGGAGTTGGCTACAAAGTTTGGTATTAGCAATACCGATGGGAAGATGGAGATCCGCGGCGATCCGGCGCATGTTAGAGCCGCCTGTGAGGGCAGCTTGAAGCGCCTCAACATCGATTGCATTGATCTCTACTACCAGCACCGCATCGATACCCGCGTTCCCATTGAAGTCACG ATTGGAGAACTCAAGAAATTAGTAGAAGAGGGTAAAATCAAGTACATAGGTCTATCCGAGGCCTCTGCATCAACCATCAGAAGAGCCAATGCTGTTCATCCAATAACAGCTGTGCAGCTAGAGTGGTCTTTGTGGTCTAGAGATGTTGAGGAGGAAATAATTCCTACTTGCAG GGAACTGGGCATTGGAATTGTTGCATATAGTCCTCTGGGATACGGATTCTTTTCCTCAGGACCCAAGTTATTTGAAGATTTGTCTACCAATGACATGCGAAAG TTTCTACCAAGAGTTCAACCTGAAAATCTGGAGCATAACAAAACCATATTTGAGCATGTTAATGAAATGGCAACAAGGAAGGGATGCACCTCATCACAGCTAGCACTGGCCTGGGTTCATCACCAAGGGAAGGATGTGTGCCCCATACCTGGAACCACAAAGATTGAAAATTTCAAGCAGAATATTGGAGCTCTGTCTGTGAAACTAACACCCGAAGAAATGGCGGAACTTGAATCATTTGCTTCGGAGGATGCTGTTAAGGGTAAAAGATCTATGAACGACTTTACGACCTGGAAGAATTCTGAAACTCCGCCATTTTCTTCATGGAAGGCTGTCTAA
- the LOC121247103 gene encoding IN2-2 protein-like isoform X4 has protein sequence MAQRVGRIKLGSQGLEVSAQGLGCMGMSAFYGPPKPEEDMIALIHHAVHTAGVTFLDTSDIYGPFTNETLLGKALKGGVREKVELATKFGISNTDGKMEIRGDPAHVRAACEGSLKRLNIDCIDLYYQHRIDTRVPIEVTIGELKKLVEEGKIKYIGLSEASASTIRRANAVHPITAVQLEWSLWSRDVEEEIIPTCRELGIGIVAYSPLGYGFFSSGPKLFEDLSTNDMRKVCRSTTNVVFQRSAYLFLLMNTYSNQQP, from the exons ATGGCGCAAAGAGTTGGGAGGATAAAGCTGGGTTCTCAGGGTCTGGAGGTGTCGGCGCAGGGGCTGGGCTGCATGGGCATGTCCGCATTCTATGGCCCTCCCAAGCCCGAAGAAGACATGATTGCCCTCATCCACCACGCCGTCCACACTGCCGGCGTTACCTTCCTCGACACCTCCGACATCTATGGCCCTTTCACCAACGAAACTCTCCTGGGCAAG GCTTTGAAGGGAGGCGTTAGAGAGAAGGTGGAGTTGGCTACAAAGTTTGGTATTAGCAATACCGATGGGAAGATGGAGATCCGCGGCGATCCGGCGCATGTTAGAGCCGCCTGTGAGGGCAGCTTGAAGCGCCTCAACATCGATTGCATTGATCTCTACTACCAGCACCGCATCGATACCCGCGTTCCCATTGAAGTCACG ATTGGAGAACTCAAGAAATTAGTAGAAGAGGGTAAAATCAAGTACATAGGTCTATCCGAGGCCTCTGCATCAACCATCAGAAGAGCCAATGCTGTTCATCCAATAACAGCTGTGCAGCTAGAGTGGTCTTTGTGGTCTAGAGATGTTGAGGAGGAAATAATTCCTACTTGCAG GGAACTGGGCATTGGAATTGTTGCATATAGTCCTCTGGGATACGGATTCTTTTCCTCAGGACCCAAGTTATTTGAAGATTTGTCTACCAATGACATGCGAAAGGTTTGTAGATCTACAACAAATGTTGTGTTTCAAAGATCAGCTTACCTGTTTCTTTTAATGAACACATACAGTAATCAAC AACCTTAA
- the LOC121247103 gene encoding auxin-induced protein PCNT115-like isoform X3, with product MAQRVGRIKLGSQGLEVSAQGLGCMGMSAFYGPPKPEEDMIALIHHAVHTAGVTFLDTSDIYGPFTNETLLGKALKGGVREKVELATKFGISNTDGKMEIRGDPAHVRAACEGSLKRLNIDCIDLYYQHRIDTRVPIEVTIGELKKLVEEGKIKYIGLSEASASTIRRANAVHPITAVQLEWSLWSRDVEEEIIPTCRELGIGIVAYSPLGYGFFSSGPKLFEDLSTNDMRKLLPIFQPENLEHNKTIFERVNEMTTRKGCTSPQLALAWVHHQGKDVCPIPGTTKIENVN from the exons ATGGCGCAAAGAGTTGGGAGGATAAAGCTGGGTTCTCAGGGTCTGGAGGTGTCGGCGCAGGGGCTGGGCTGCATGGGCATGTCCGCATTCTATGGCCCTCCCAAGCCCGAAGAAGACATGATTGCCCTCATCCACCACGCCGTCCACACTGCCGGCGTTACCTTCCTCGACACCTCCGACATCTATGGCCCTTTCACCAACGAAACTCTCCTGGGCAAG GCTTTGAAGGGAGGCGTTAGAGAGAAGGTGGAGTTGGCTACAAAGTTTGGTATTAGCAATACCGATGGGAAGATGGAGATCCGCGGCGATCCGGCGCATGTTAGAGCCGCCTGTGAGGGCAGCTTGAAGCGCCTCAACATCGATTGCATTGATCTCTACTACCAGCACCGCATCGATACCCGCGTTCCCATTGAAGTCACG ATTGGAGAACTCAAGAAATTAGTAGAAGAGGGTAAAATCAAGTACATAGGTCTATCCGAGGCCTCTGCATCAACCATCAGAAGAGCCAATGCTGTTCATCCAATAACAGCTGTGCAGCTAGAGTGGTCTTTGTGGTCTAGAGATGTTGAGGAGGAAATAATTCCTACTTGCAG GGAACTGGGCATTGGAATTGTTGCATATAGTCCTCTGGGATACGGATTCTTTTCCTCAGGACCCAAGTTATTTGAAGATTTGTCTACCAATGACATGCGAAAG CTTCTACCAATATTTCAACCTGAAAATCTGGAGCATAACAAAACCATATTTGAGCGTGTTAATGAAATGACAACAAGGAAGGGATGTACCTCACCACAGCTAGCATTGGCCTGGGTTCATCACCAAGGGAAGGACGTGTGCCCTATACCTGGAACCACCAAGATTGAAAACGTCAACTAG